The following proteins are encoded in a genomic region of Magallana gigas chromosome 1, xbMagGiga1.1, whole genome shotgun sequence:
- the LOC117686007 gene encoding uncharacterized protein, translated as MASESANADVVHITLYRGTEQLQAVLSRDLYEMVNNPNCDPNLKEQVYKAAVINTTSSDTSRPSTTSSDTSRPSTSSSSCSSPVNGPEKVHIWKECEEKELISIRSDMDEEFEQVKNHDVLWNRITKTLNNHKVPVTCNQVKNKWKNLKKTYKKVVDDNHKTGNKKTTWKYFEEFNLLY; from the exons ATGGCGTCGGAAAGTGCAAATGCAGATGT GGTACACATAACACTCTATAGAGGTACAGAGCAATTGCAAGCAGTCTTATCAAGAGACTTGTACGAGATGGTGAACAACCCTAACTGCG ACCCAAATCTTAAGGAGCAGGTATATAAAGCTGCGGTTATTAACACAACGTCAAGTGACACAAGTAGACCAAGTACAACGTCAAGTGACACAAGTAGACCAAGTACAAGTAGCAGTAGTTGCTCTTCCCCAGTAAACGGACCTGAAAAG GTTCATATTTGGAAGGAGTGTGAAGAGAAAGAATTGATCTCCATCAGATCTGACATGGACGAAGAGTTTGAACAAGTTAAAAACCATGATGTTTTGTGGAATCGgataacaaaaacattaaataacCACAAAGTCCCTGTTACTTGCAACCAAGTTAAAAACAAGTggaaaaatttgaagaaaacctACAAAAAAGTAGTTGATGATAATCACAAAACGGGAAACAAGAAAACTACATGGAAGtattttgaagaatttaatTTACTGTATTGA